A stretch of the Coprobacillus cateniformis genome encodes the following:
- a CDS encoding MurR/RpiR family transcriptional regulator: MLVKEKLMMREEFSEVDIAIANYVLEREYQLKQDSVRRIAQETYVSPSSIIRFCQKLGYEGYNDFRDDYLKELKYLSSHFKNIDPNFPFKRTDKNTVVANKLATLYEETIQDCLSLIHHDSLQQAINMLNKAKHIYICASGAQVELASVFKVKMMKIGKGVVVYSHAEDIYYQACYCEQDSCFIMISYSGETDKILKVAKKIKERGIDGLAMTSYGNNTLSSLIDCCLYVSTREKLVSNLGTFGLNICIMYLLDVLYSNCFNSDYENNLDKKIKNSLAFEKSERIGGRHSDNPILKEE, from the coding sequence ATGTTGGTAAAAGAAAAGTTAATGATGAGAGAAGAATTTTCAGAAGTAGATATTGCGATTGCTAATTATGTTTTAGAGCGTGAATATCAATTGAAACAGGATAGTGTCAGAAGAATTGCTCAGGAAACTTATGTATCACCATCTTCAATTATACGATTCTGTCAGAAACTTGGATATGAAGGATATAATGATTTTAGAGATGATTATTTAAAAGAGTTAAAATATTTATCATCACATTTTAAGAATATTGATCCTAATTTTCCCTTTAAAAGAACTGATAAAAATACAGTTGTTGCCAATAAACTAGCAACTCTTTATGAAGAAACAATTCAAGATTGTCTTTCACTTATTCATCATGATTCTCTGCAACAGGCTATCAATATGCTAAATAAAGCAAAGCATATATATATTTGTGCATCTGGTGCTCAAGTAGAGTTAGCTTCAGTTTTTAAGGTGAAGATGATGAAAATAGGAAAAGGTGTTGTGGTTTATTCACATGCTGAAGATATTTACTATCAGGCGTGTTATTGTGAACAGGATAGTTGTTTTATAATGATTTCTTATTCTGGCGAAACTGATAAAATTTTAAAAGTTGCTAAAAAAATCAAAGAAAGAGGGATAGATGGTCTAGCAATGACATCATATGGAAACAATACTTTATCTTCTTTAATTGATTGTTGTTTATATGTTTCTACTAGAGAAAAACTGGTTTCAAACTTAGGAACATTTGGATTAAATATTTGTATTATGTATTTATTAGATGTTTTATATTCCAATTGTTTTAATAGTGATTATGAAAACAATTTAGATAAAAAGATTAAAAATTCTTTGGCCTTTGAGAAATCTGAACGTATTGGTGGTAGACATTCTGATAACCCTATTTTAAAAGAAGAATGA